Proteins encoded within one genomic window of Jiangella mangrovi:
- a CDS encoding cupin domain-containing protein: MTSDNGSSGQTSGVATRTKVHPYEAMFQSFRSRRERAETGSVVIKASELPWQQSRQGRSRYYIHIDGTGSAVQDWMVFGKEVHTESGAHTHQGGLVIYVTRGHGYSVFDGERLDWKVGDLLVLPIKPGGVEHQHFNLDPSGSSEWIGFVFLPFLHATGSILTQIKEQKGWRDE, from the coding sequence ATGACCAGCGACAACGGGTCCAGCGGCCAGACGAGCGGGGTGGCCACCCGGACCAAGGTGCATCCGTACGAGGCGATGTTCCAGTCCTTCCGGTCCCGGCGCGAGCGGGCCGAGACGGGCAGCGTCGTCATCAAGGCCTCGGAACTGCCGTGGCAGCAGTCGCGCCAGGGCCGCAGCCGGTACTACATCCACATCGACGGCACCGGCTCGGCCGTGCAGGACTGGATGGTGTTCGGCAAGGAGGTGCACACCGAGTCCGGGGCGCACACGCACCAGGGCGGGTTGGTCATCTACGTGACCCGCGGCCACGGCTACAGCGTCTTCGACGGCGAGCGCCTGGACTGGAAGGTCGGCGACCTCCTGGTGCTGCCGATCAAGCCCGGCGGCGTCGAGCACCAGCACTTCAACCTCGACCCGTCCGGCAGCAGTGAGTGGATCGGCTTCGTCTTCCTGCCGTTCCTGCACGCCACCGGGTCGATCCTGACGCAGATCAAGGAGCAGAAGGGCTGGCGGGACGAATGA
- a CDS encoding NAD(P)-dependent oxidoreductase yields the protein MSMGTITKDAGIAVIGLGKMGFPMARNLAAAGYRVVVFDIDADRAAALAEHGVEAAASPAEAAARSAAALVVVGFDNEVQAVVSGENGLLTSPPEGYVIAVCSTVEPRTSTDAAELAKARGAHVVDASLCRGEPSAEDGSLLVMCGGEDEHLDFIQPVLEVVGSDVHRLGGVGAGQVGKMLNNFLLWNSVVANYEAMRLGARLGVDLEPLRQSLLQSSGNNWALETWLRSRPMPWAEKDMRIMMQYADEAALPMPLAGLIRETIKEIKIVKNAWTEGGGRKSSMDDFTRAHI from the coding sequence ATGAGCATGGGGACGATCACGAAGGACGCGGGGATCGCGGTCATCGGACTGGGGAAGATGGGCTTCCCGATGGCCCGCAACCTCGCGGCAGCCGGCTACCGCGTCGTGGTGTTCGACATCGACGCGGACCGGGCCGCGGCGCTGGCCGAGCACGGCGTCGAGGCCGCCGCGAGCCCCGCCGAGGCGGCCGCGCGATCGGCCGCCGCACTGGTCGTCGTCGGCTTCGACAACGAGGTCCAGGCGGTGGTGTCGGGCGAGAACGGGCTGCTCACGTCGCCGCCGGAGGGCTACGTGATCGCCGTCTGCAGCACCGTCGAGCCGCGCACGTCGACCGACGCCGCCGAGCTCGCGAAGGCCCGCGGCGCCCACGTCGTCGACGCCAGCCTCTGCCGGGGCGAGCCGTCGGCCGAGGACGGCTCGCTGCTGGTGATGTGCGGCGGCGAGGACGAGCACCTCGACTTCATCCAGCCCGTGCTCGAGGTCGTCGGCAGCGACGTCCACCGGCTGGGCGGGGTCGGGGCCGGCCAGGTCGGCAAGATGCTCAACAACTTCCTGCTCTGGAACTCCGTCGTGGCGAACTACGAGGCCATGCGGCTGGGCGCCCGCCTCGGCGTCGACCTCGAGCCGCTGCGGCAGTCGCTGCTGCAGAGCAGCGGCAACAACTGGGCGCTGGAGACCTGGCTGCGCTCGCGGCCCATGCCGTGGGCGGAGAAGGACATGCGGATCATGATGCAGTACGCCGACGAGGCGGCCCTGCCGATGCCGCTGGCCGGGTTGATCCGCGAGACGATCAAGGAGATCAAGATCGTCAAGAACGCCTGGACCGAGGGCGGCGGCCGGAAGTCGAGCATGGACGACTTCACCCGTGCCCACATCTGA
- a CDS encoding TIGR03086 family metal-binding protein, translating to MPMMNLPAGEVLVDLDARAVHTSAELVSEASPADLAMPTPCAGWTLLDLLTHMATQHYGFAAASRGDGDLGQWALRSLGDDPVAAYRESARHVIDAFAADGVLDRPFPLPEFTTEHPFPAAQAISFHLIDYVVHSWDVARTLGLSLDFDDEVLDVAHEIATVVPTGPARLAPGAPFGPEIAWEGGSRLDQLVAYLGRSPAWPA from the coding sequence ATGCCTATGATGAACCTTCCCGCCGGCGAGGTGCTCGTCGACCTCGACGCCCGCGCCGTCCACACCAGCGCCGAACTGGTCTCCGAGGCGAGCCCGGCCGACCTCGCCATGCCCACGCCGTGCGCCGGCTGGACCCTGCTCGACCTGCTCACGCACATGGCCACGCAGCACTACGGCTTCGCCGCCGCCTCGCGGGGCGACGGCGACCTCGGCCAGTGGGCGCTGCGCTCCCTCGGCGACGACCCCGTCGCCGCCTACCGCGAGTCCGCCCGGCACGTCATCGACGCCTTCGCCGCCGACGGCGTCCTCGACCGGCCGTTCCCGCTGCCGGAGTTCACCACCGAGCACCCGTTCCCGGCGGCGCAGGCGATCAGCTTCCACCTCATCGACTACGTCGTGCACTCCTGGGACGTCGCCCGCACCCTGGGGCTCAGCCTCGACTTCGACGACGAGGTGCTGGACGTCGCGCACGAGATCGCCACCGTGGTGCCGACGGGGCCGGCTCGGCTCGCGCCGGGCGCGCCCTTCGGTCCCGAGATCGCCTGGGAGGGTGGCTCGCGCCTGGACCAGCTGGTCGCCTACCTCGGCCGCTCCCCCGCCTGGCCCGCGTAG
- a CDS encoding MBL fold metallo-hydrolase, with protein sequence MPTSDATLDEGLYQVVFAAKSAPLAQCLLRGADPTPVDFTYAFWVLVRPAGVVLVDTGFGEDVARRRGIGYRRRPVDALAALGVGAADVSDVILTHLHFDHAGGLRDFPRARIHLQRADLAFYTGPAMRFPLCASAVEKDDLAALAEADEQGRLHLLDGAGVLFDGVTVHDVGGHTPGSQIVDVTAPRGRVVLASDVAHLYDNLEKRVPFPVLHDLPSCCEAFETVDRLAAEGAVVVPGHDGRVMGRHRTVPGADPGELVRLG encoded by the coding sequence GTGCCCACATCTGACGCCACCCTCGACGAGGGCCTCTACCAGGTCGTCTTCGCGGCGAAGTCGGCGCCGCTCGCGCAGTGCCTGCTGCGCGGCGCCGACCCCACGCCGGTCGACTTCACCTACGCCTTCTGGGTGCTGGTGCGCCCGGCGGGGGTGGTGCTCGTCGACACCGGGTTCGGCGAGGACGTCGCGCGGCGCCGGGGCATCGGCTACCGGCGCCGCCCGGTGGACGCCCTGGCGGCGCTCGGCGTCGGCGCGGCCGACGTGAGCGACGTGATCCTGACGCACCTGCACTTCGACCACGCCGGCGGGCTGCGCGACTTCCCGCGGGCCCGGATCCACCTGCAGCGCGCCGACCTCGCGTTCTACACCGGCCCGGCCATGCGCTTCCCGCTGTGCGCGAGCGCCGTCGAGAAGGACGACCTCGCCGCGCTCGCGGAGGCCGACGAGCAGGGCCGGCTGCACCTGCTCGACGGTGCCGGCGTGCTGTTCGACGGGGTGACGGTGCACGACGTCGGCGGGCACACGCCGGGCTCGCAGATCGTCGACGTGACGGCGCCGCGGGGACGGGTCGTGCTGGCGTCGGACGTGGCGCATCTGTACGACAACCTCGAGAAACGGGTGCCGTTCCCGGTGCTCCACGACCTGCCGAGCTGCTGCGAGGCGTTCGAGACCGTGGACCGGCTGGCGGCCGAGGGCGCGGTCGTGGTGCCGGGGCACGACGGACGGGTCATGGGCCGGCACCGGACCGTGCCCGGCGCCGACCCCGGCGAGCTCGTCCGGCTGGGCTGA
- a CDS encoding iron-containing alcohol dehydrogenase family protein — MTRIDRYAAPTELVYGDGVVDRIGAEIARLGGRRALVVTDAGLAGAGVADRVGSILTGSDGVEFAGIWSDVPQDPTFADVDRLAARLTGDAVDTVVSLGAGSVMAAGRSAAVAVAEGKPVAEVAKAGADGARSLLSVCVPTTAGSGGEVSRQATLTDDRSGQKSGVRGWAAAARLAVLDPELLVSVPRGQAIASGIDAMVHALEAYWSKRATPLTDALARPSFHTLVTLLPESLEKRDTATLGPLLLASTMANLACGNAGLGLVHGLNKGIATVTHTKHYTGLSYGMLHAVLLPWVLRYNAGSGSAETDRRLTDLADDIGAADPPGGTGGERLTTAITAWLDGLGAPSQLPWERCDDEDVEFIVQDTLGRPMWKDNARTATEDDVRELLKLSLTDWRDTDLGGNR; from the coding sequence ATGACGAGGATCGATAGGTACGCGGCACCCACCGAGCTGGTCTACGGCGACGGCGTCGTCGACCGGATCGGTGCCGAGATCGCGCGGCTCGGCGGCCGCCGGGCGCTGGTGGTGACCGACGCGGGACTCGCCGGGGCGGGCGTCGCCGACCGGGTGGGGAGCATCCTCACCGGCTCCGACGGCGTCGAGTTCGCCGGCATCTGGTCCGACGTCCCCCAGGACCCGACGTTCGCCGACGTCGACCGGCTCGCCGCCCGGCTGACCGGCGACGCCGTCGACACCGTGGTCTCGCTGGGCGCCGGGAGCGTCATGGCGGCCGGCCGGTCCGCGGCGGTCGCCGTCGCCGAGGGAAAGCCGGTCGCGGAGGTCGCGAAGGCCGGCGCCGACGGGGCCCGCTCGCTGCTGAGCGTGTGCGTGCCGACGACGGCGGGTTCCGGCGGCGAGGTGTCGCGGCAGGCGACGCTCACCGACGACCGGTCGGGGCAGAAGAGCGGGGTGCGGGGCTGGGCGGCCGCGGCCCGGCTCGCCGTGCTCGATCCCGAGCTGCTGGTGTCGGTGCCGCGCGGCCAGGCGATCGCGTCGGGCATCGACGCCATGGTGCACGCCCTGGAGGCGTACTGGTCGAAGCGGGCCACGCCGCTGACCGACGCCCTGGCGCGGCCGTCGTTCCACACACTGGTCACGCTGCTGCCGGAGTCGCTGGAGAAGCGCGACACGGCGACGCTCGGCCCGCTGCTGCTGGCGTCGACCATGGCCAACCTGGCCTGCGGCAACGCCGGGCTGGGCCTGGTGCACGGGCTGAACAAGGGCATCGCGACGGTGACCCACACCAAGCACTACACGGGCCTCTCGTACGGCATGCTGCACGCCGTCCTGCTGCCGTGGGTGCTGCGCTACAACGCCGGCAGCGGCTCCGCCGAGACCGATCGGCGCCTCACCGACCTCGCCGACGACATCGGCGCCGCGGACCCGCCCGGCGGCACCGGCGGCGAACGGCTGACGACGGCGATCACGGCCTGGCTGGACGGGCTGGGCGCGCCGTCGCAGCTGCCGTGGGAGCGCTGCGACGACGAGGACGTGGAGTTCATCGTCCAGGACACGCTCGGCCGCCCCATGTGGAAGGACAACGCCCGCACGGCGACCGAGGACGACGTACGTGAGCTGCTGAAACTCAGCCTGACCGATTGGCGCGACACCGACCTGGGAGGGAATCGATGA
- a CDS encoding ABC transporter permease subunit yields the protein MSTERATAARWLRVFTVQRTATWLTAGIVIALVLVPLVTLLLASFRADGVTLPFDPGARFTLDGFGRVASDDQLWMLTRNTALFTAATLVVGIAISVLLAWIVERTDIAFRNLIFALVIAPIGIPMIVAGIAWSNLLAKKEGFVNTLLRGLFGLDGSEGPLNINTVYGMVFVEALIIVPFSFLLLTPVFRSMDPSLEEAAATSGAGAWGRLRRVVVPLLWPSLVAVVIYQFITVVQAFEIPVIIGLNADVRVFSTRVYEALQPTAGLPDYGVASIYSLLLLAVSLLPMIWYYRLIRRSERYTTVTGKGFRPRRLSLGRWRYPVYLFVGGYLLVAFVLPAVMMLWMSVQPFYTALTLDSLRRVNLDGYQALFTAEGLGPVVWNTTVLGVVSATLVTVLSVVHAWVLVRSRTRLSRVVDFLAFATHGIPGIVVGVSLLFGGLVLSRVTHIPLYGRVSILVIGMLIVTLGFATRILVSAVSRIHPELEEAALMCGASWRRTMTRIVGRLLMPAIVNTWVLAFVYAITNLSLTVILGTSQNRVLAVNLFTFWNFGKTQEAAAIAVILMLVSVVLTMIFRLRLGAGEER from the coding sequence GTGAGCACCGAGCGAGCGACGGCGGCGCGCTGGCTGCGCGTCTTCACGGTGCAGCGGACCGCGACCTGGCTGACCGCGGGCATCGTGATCGCGCTGGTCCTCGTGCCGCTCGTCACCCTGCTCCTCGCGAGCTTCCGCGCCGACGGCGTCACGTTGCCGTTCGACCCCGGCGCCCGGTTCACCCTCGACGGGTTCGGCCGGGTCGCGAGCGACGACCAGCTGTGGATGCTGACCCGCAACACCGCCCTGTTCACGGCGGCGACGCTGGTGGTGGGCATCGCGATCAGCGTGCTGCTGGCCTGGATCGTCGAGCGCACCGACATCGCGTTCCGCAACCTCATCTTCGCGCTGGTGATCGCGCCCATCGGCATCCCGATGATCGTCGCCGGCATCGCCTGGAGCAACCTGCTGGCGAAGAAGGAGGGGTTCGTCAACACCCTCCTGCGCGGGCTGTTCGGCCTGGACGGCAGCGAGGGCCCGCTGAACATCAACACCGTCTACGGCATGGTGTTCGTCGAGGCGCTGATCATCGTGCCGTTCTCGTTCCTGCTGCTGACGCCGGTCTTCCGGTCCATGGACCCGAGCCTGGAGGAGGCCGCGGCGACGTCCGGCGCGGGCGCGTGGGGACGGCTGCGCCGGGTCGTGGTGCCGCTGCTCTGGCCGTCGCTCGTCGCCGTCGTCATCTACCAGTTCATCACCGTGGTCCAGGCGTTCGAGATCCCGGTGATCATCGGGCTCAACGCCGACGTCCGGGTGTTCAGCACGCGGGTGTACGAGGCGCTGCAGCCGACCGCCGGGCTGCCCGACTACGGCGTCGCCAGCATCTACTCACTGCTGCTCCTCGCCGTCTCGCTGCTCCCGATGATCTGGTACTACCGGCTGATCCGCCGGTCCGAGCGGTACACGACGGTGACCGGCAAGGGCTTCCGGCCGCGGCGGCTGTCGCTGGGCCGCTGGCGCTACCCGGTCTACCTCTTCGTCGGCGGGTACCTGCTGGTCGCGTTCGTGCTCCCCGCGGTGATGATGCTCTGGATGAGCGTCCAGCCGTTCTACACGGCACTGACGCTGGACTCGCTGCGGCGGGTGAACCTCGACGGATACCAGGCGCTGTTCACCGCCGAGGGACTCGGCCCGGTGGTGTGGAACACGACGGTGCTGGGCGTCGTCAGCGCCACGCTCGTCACCGTCCTCTCCGTCGTGCACGCGTGGGTGCTGGTGCGGTCGCGGACCCGGCTGAGCCGCGTCGTCGACTTCCTCGCCTTCGCCACCCACGGCATCCCGGGCATCGTCGTCGGCGTCAGCCTGCTGTTCGGCGGGCTCGTGCTGTCGCGGGTCACGCACATCCCGCTCTACGGCCGGGTGTCGATCCTGGTCATCGGCATGCTGATCGTCACGCTCGGCTTCGCCACCCGGATCCTCGTCTCCGCTGTCTCCCGCATCCACCCGGAGCTGGAGGAGGCGGCCCTGATGTGCGGCGCGAGCTGGCGGCGGACGATGACGCGGATCGTCGGCCGGCTGCTGATGCCGGCCATCGTCAACACCTGGGTGCTCGCGTTCGTGTACGCGATCACCAACCTCAGTCTCACGGTGATCCTCGGGACCAGCCAGAACCGCGTCCTGGCGGTCAACCTGTTCACCTTCTGGAACTTCGGGAAGACGCAGGAGGCCGCCGCCATCGCGGTGATCCTCATGCTGGTCAGCGTCGTCCTCACGATGATCTTCCGGCTGCGGCTCGGCGCGGGCGAGGAACGGTAG
- a CDS encoding AAA family ATPase: MSHGHSAGPGAADGVAVLATLPDATWADRWDDIVVDPGVKSRLLGHALFSLTQRAGRSRVALPVSGLALLAGAPGTGKTTLAHGLANEAAGVLARRGIAAETVFAVVDPHAFPSEFLGESQRAVARLFKRTLPDLAADGRPLVVLVDEVEALAPSRHHASFTTNPVDVHRATAAVLTGVDELSARCPNVLILVTTNEPRAVDAAFVSRADLVESFDLPGLEAAQVILASTLREFGTGLDGDADAVKRLAELCVDQHMDARQVRKSVLRAVIGNGADLALSPEGLSHQDLWDAVSAGSPG; the protein is encoded by the coding sequence ATGTCGCACGGGCACTCGGCCGGACCGGGGGCCGCCGACGGGGTCGCGGTCCTCGCGACGCTGCCCGACGCCACCTGGGCGGACCGATGGGACGACATCGTCGTCGACCCGGGCGTGAAGTCGCGGCTGCTCGGGCACGCGCTGTTCAGCCTCACCCAGCGCGCCGGGCGGTCGCGGGTCGCGCTGCCGGTCAGCGGACTGGCGCTGCTGGCGGGCGCGCCGGGCACGGGCAAGACGACGCTCGCGCACGGGCTGGCGAACGAGGCGGCCGGCGTCCTGGCGCGGCGGGGGATCGCGGCCGAGACGGTGTTCGCCGTCGTCGACCCGCACGCGTTCCCCAGCGAGTTCCTCGGCGAGAGCCAGCGCGCCGTCGCCCGGCTGTTCAAGCGGACCCTGCCCGACCTCGCGGCCGACGGCCGGCCCCTCGTCGTGCTGGTCGACGAGGTCGAGGCGCTGGCCCCGTCGCGGCACCACGCGTCGTTCACCACCAACCCCGTCGACGTGCACCGCGCCACGGCCGCCGTCCTCACCGGGGTCGACGAGCTCTCCGCGCGGTGCCCGAACGTCCTCATCCTCGTGACGACGAACGAGCCGCGCGCCGTCGACGCCGCGTTCGTCTCGCGGGCCGACCTCGTCGAATCGTTCGACCTGCCCGGCCTCGAGGCCGCCCAGGTGATCCTCGCCTCGACCCTCCGCGAGTTCGGCACCGGACTCGATGGTGACGCCGACGCGGTGAAGCGGCTGGCCGAGCTCTGCGTCGACCAGCACATGGATGCACGTCAGGTACGCAAGTCGGTGCTTCGCGCCGTCATCGGGAACGGGGCCGACCTCGCGCTGTCGCCGGAGGGGCTGAGTCATCAGGACCTCTGGGACGCAGTGAGCGCGGGATCGCCCGGCTGA
- a CDS encoding MarR family transcriptional regulator has product MMYPLVRALIGVETPVLAVHGVSMWGYSVLSTLRSLGPMRTQAALAEAIGADKTRIIGTLDELQEAGLLSRTPDPDDRRVRLLSLTDRGQRVERAIRAGIREREERLLATLPAADRRGFVRALEALSSLPAAEIEEIAEG; this is encoded by the coding sequence ATGATGTACCCGCTGGTGCGCGCGCTCATCGGCGTCGAGACGCCGGTGCTCGCCGTCCACGGCGTGTCCATGTGGGGCTACTCGGTGCTCAGCACGCTGCGCTCGCTCGGCCCCATGCGCACCCAGGCCGCGCTCGCCGAGGCGATCGGCGCCGACAAGACCCGCATCATCGGCACCCTCGACGAGCTGCAGGAGGCCGGGCTCCTCTCGCGCACCCCCGATCCCGACGACCGCCGCGTTCGGCTGCTCTCGCTCACCGACCGGGGGCAGCGGGTGGAACGGGCGATCCGGGCCGGCATCCGCGAGCGCGAGGAGCGGCTGCTCGCCACCCTGCCGGCCGCCGACCGGCGCGGCTTCGTCCGCGCGCTCGAGGCGCTGTCGTCGCTGCCCGCCGCCGAGATCGAGGAGATCGCGGAGGGCTGA
- a CDS encoding ABC transporter ATP-binding protein yields the protein MNDLTSAAPGAITLTGLSRRFVVDSGEVVDAVAGVDLDIRPGEFFTLLGPSGSGKTTILRCVAGLERPDGGEVRIGGRLLAGPGTFVPPQDRAIGMVFQSYAIWPHLSVFDNVAFPLRELPRKRRPSATEIERRVAEALDVVGLSVQSQRSATRLSGGQQQRVAIARAIVGRPEVLLLDEPLSNLDAVLRAGMRLELRRLTKELGITALYVTHDQTEALEMSDRIAVVDHGRVLQCGPPVEIYRAPANVFVAEFVGTANRLDGEVVEPAAAGAVAVVRTAIGPVRVVARQELGAGERIHVVVRPESLHPVSGDGGDGANHVEGAVTAVSFAGAHTHVRVDCAGVELRAEVHRHDDLSVGDRVWFRFGPEMCAAVPDTGAAAVGTRTASELSSTPTGG from the coding sequence ATGAACGATCTGACGAGCGCGGCACCGGGGGCGATCACGCTGACCGGGCTGTCGCGGCGCTTCGTCGTGGACTCCGGCGAGGTCGTCGACGCCGTCGCCGGCGTGGACCTCGACATCCGCCCGGGCGAGTTCTTCACGCTGCTCGGGCCGAGCGGCTCGGGGAAGACGACGATCCTGCGCTGCGTCGCCGGGCTTGAGCGGCCCGACGGCGGCGAGGTGCGGATCGGCGGGCGGCTGCTGGCCGGGCCGGGCACGTTCGTGCCGCCGCAGGACCGGGCCATCGGCATGGTCTTCCAGAGCTACGCCATCTGGCCGCACCTGTCCGTCTTCGACAACGTCGCGTTCCCGCTGCGTGAGCTGCCGCGCAAGCGCCGACCGTCCGCCACCGAGATCGAGCGCCGGGTGGCCGAGGCGCTGGACGTCGTCGGGCTCTCCGTGCAGAGCCAGCGGTCCGCGACCCGGCTCAGCGGCGGGCAGCAGCAGCGTGTCGCGATCGCCCGCGCGATCGTCGGGCGACCCGAAGTACTGCTGCTGGACGAGCCGCTGTCCAACCTCGACGCCGTGTTGCGGGCCGGGATGCGGCTGGAGCTGCGCCGGCTGACGAAGGAGCTCGGCATCACCGCGCTGTACGTGACGCACGACCAGACCGAGGCGCTCGAGATGTCCGACCGCATCGCCGTCGTCGACCACGGGCGCGTCCTGCAGTGCGGCCCGCCGGTCGAGATCTACCGGGCGCCCGCCAACGTCTTCGTCGCCGAGTTCGTCGGCACCGCGAACCGGCTCGACGGCGAGGTCGTCGAGCCCGCCGCGGCGGGAGCGGTCGCCGTCGTGCGGACGGCGATCGGCCCGGTCCGGGTCGTGGCCCGGCAGGAGCTCGGCGCAGGTGAGCGGATCCACGTCGTCGTCCGGCCCGAGAGCCTGCACCCGGTGAGCGGCGACGGCGGCGACGGCGCCAACCACGTCGAGGGCGCCGTCACCGCCGTCAGCTTCGCCGGCGCGCACACCCACGTGCGCGTCGACTGCGCGGGCGTCGAGCTGCGGGCCGAGGTGCACCGCCACGACGACCTGAGCGTCGGCGACCGGGTGTGGTTCCGCTTCGGGCCGGAGATGTGCGCGGCGGTGCCCGACACCGGTGCCGCCGCCGTCGGCACGAGAACCGCGAGCGAACTGTCGTCGACCCCGACTGGAGGGTGA
- a CDS encoding GntR family transcriptional regulator has protein sequence MSDTPRSGDLDVVARLAASLRGRFRTVEDMTRSFIRAAIAQGVFRPGERIDPVLIGSTLGVSRMPIRVSLRLLEGEGLLTFHPYKGAIVAPMGVREVGEIYELRVLLESHLLENAMRELDARVLDGLNAIAADAESTDDRRLRLDRCDDFYRTLYAHAGRPRALARVTQLRRIVGRHLQVQCVEDRPVHLGLLPLLEAGDRPAARDWLSTHLTQVAVRIQRVVGDEH, from the coding sequence GTGAGCGACACACCTCGGTCGGGCGACCTGGACGTCGTGGCCCGCCTCGCGGCATCGCTGCGCGGCCGGTTCCGGACCGTCGAGGACATGACGCGGTCGTTCATCCGGGCCGCCATCGCGCAGGGCGTGTTCCGTCCGGGCGAGCGGATCGACCCGGTCCTGATCGGCTCCACCCTGGGCGTGAGCCGGATGCCGATCCGGGTGAGCCTGCGCCTGCTCGAGGGCGAGGGGCTGCTGACGTTCCACCCCTACAAGGGCGCGATCGTCGCGCCGATGGGGGTCCGCGAGGTAGGCGAGATCTACGAGCTGCGCGTGCTGCTGGAGTCGCACCTGCTGGAGAACGCGATGCGCGAGCTCGACGCGCGGGTCCTCGACGGCCTGAACGCCATCGCGGCCGACGCCGAGAGCACGGACGACCGCCGGCTCCGGCTGGACCGGTGCGACGACTTCTACCGGACGCTCTACGCCCACGCGGGCCGGCCGCGGGCGCTGGCCCGAGTCACCCAGCTGCGCCGGATCGTCGGCCGCCACCTGCAGGTGCAGTGCGTCGAGGACCGGCCGGTGCACCTGGGGCTGCTGCCGCTGCTCGAGGCGGGCGACCGGCCGGCCGCGAGGGACTGGCTCAGCACGCACCTGACGCAGGTCGCGGTCCGGATCCAGAGGGTGGTGGGCGATGAGCACTGA
- a CDS encoding cupin domain-containing protein, protein MSETLFEHWLAEAVRIREQHRAGASLLTRDGTTAELNRMGAMRWYLHPAITDTSTQSLYVHELTLPAGSRSGRMRVQGGIVHFVLEGSGHTVVDGRPHSWEADDVIALPIRETGVVYQHVNDGDGPARLLVVWPNFDSALGPEAGVELTVLEDCPEYGSEHGDGAG, encoded by the coding sequence ATGAGCGAGACCCTGTTCGAGCACTGGCTCGCCGAGGCGGTCCGCATCCGCGAGCAGCACCGCGCCGGCGCCAGCCTGCTCACCCGCGACGGCACGACGGCGGAGCTCAACCGCATGGGCGCCATGCGCTGGTACCTGCATCCCGCCATCACCGACACCAGCACCCAGTCGCTCTACGTCCACGAGCTGACCCTGCCCGCCGGGTCGCGCAGCGGCCGCATGCGGGTCCAGGGCGGGATCGTCCACTTCGTGCTCGAGGGCTCCGGGCACACCGTCGTCGACGGGCGCCCGCACAGCTGGGAGGCCGACGACGTCATCGCGCTGCCCATCCGCGAGACCGGCGTCGTCTACCAGCACGTCAACGACGGCGACGGGCCGGCCCGGCTGCTCGTGGTCTGGCCGAACTTCGACTCCGCGCTCGGTCCCGAGGCCGGCGTCGAGCTGACCGTCCTCGAGGACTGCCCCGAGTACGGCTCCGAGCACGGCGACGGGGCGGGCTGA
- a CDS encoding ABC transporter substrate-binding protein gives MTYQLRRRGAFLSLGIVGALLFSACGGSDESSDGSGGSGGDSTPVAGADGGECTMDSLYEAAQDEGTLVRWGGQDPEDMAVVYDAFSQEYPGIEIQDAVVNPDETPTRLLTERSAGNAPPDLFQGRVSFLKPLIDAGALNQDPGWADCGARDEIIQADGGLTENVQPWALAYNTDEVSPDDLPSSWEDLADEKYQGMMSVDPRGFPFDMLALTLGADGAVDLVTSLKETVDPTLTQGGTAGLAEVASGEIAIRPALVPDIKASQADGAPVDFVYLDPVLVLNDAIYMPEGVEHPNAAMLFALWYAAEDGGQAITRERNFRDNSPPSDIPDGVETVAAETAEDADEVVTANQEIVGIWGG, from the coding sequence ATGACATACCAGCTACGGCGCCGCGGCGCCTTTCTCTCGCTCGGGATCGTGGGCGCGTTGTTGTTCTCGGCCTGTGGCGGTTCGGACGAGTCGTCCGACGGGTCGGGCGGCTCGGGTGGCGACTCCACGCCCGTCGCCGGGGCCGACGGCGGCGAGTGCACCATGGACTCGCTCTACGAGGCCGCCCAGGACGAGGGCACGCTCGTCCGGTGGGGCGGCCAGGACCCCGAGGACATGGCCGTCGTCTACGACGCGTTCTCGCAGGAGTACCCCGGCATCGAGATCCAGGACGCCGTCGTCAATCCCGACGAGACGCCGACCCGGCTGCTCACCGAGCGCAGCGCCGGCAACGCCCCGCCCGATCTCTTCCAGGGCCGGGTCAGCTTCCTCAAGCCGCTCATCGACGCCGGCGCGCTGAACCAGGACCCCGGCTGGGCCGACTGCGGCGCCCGCGACGAGATCATCCAGGCCGACGGCGGCCTGACGGAGAACGTCCAGCCCTGGGCGCTGGCCTACAACACCGACGAGGTGTCGCCGGACGACCTGCCGTCGTCCTGGGAGGATCTGGCCGACGAGAAGTACCAGGGCATGATGAGCGTCGACCCGCGCGGGTTCCCGTTCGACATGCTGGCGCTCACGCTCGGTGCCGACGGCGCCGTCGACCTCGTGACGTCGCTAAAGGAGACCGTCGACCCGACGCTCACCCAGGGCGGCACCGCCGGCCTCGCCGAGGTCGCCTCGGGCGAGATCGCGATCCGGCCCGCGCTCGTCCCCGACATCAAGGCCAGCCAGGCCGATGGCGCCCCCGTCGACTTCGTCTACCTCGACCCCGTCCTCGTCCTCAACGACGCCATCTACATGCCCGAGGGGGTCGAGCATCCGAACGCGGCCATGCTGTTCGCGCTCTGGTACGCCGCCGAGGACGGCGGCCAGGCGATCACCCGCGAGCGCAACTTCCGCGACAACTCCCCGCCGAGCGACATCCCCGACGGCGTCGAGACGGTGGCCGCCGAGACCGCCGAGGACGCCGACGAGGTCGTCACCGCCAACCAGGAGATCGTCGGCATCTGGGGCGGCTGA